The following proteins come from a genomic window of Streptomyces sp. NBC_01716:
- a CDS encoding M23 family metallopeptidase codes for MAFTRATGKHRARNRMTRRSANFAGVASLTAAGVIGTLASPALAADAEATLAQEAVPEAPPRAIVIDDSLAAKIDAQADAQRAAAEEAAEAKAEAQAAARAKAEAKRKAEARAKELRAAKERAARAAERKRLNSYRLPVAGSSLTTGYRTGGALWSSGSHSGVDFRAASGTSVVAVGAGTVVEAGWGGAYGNNIVIRMNDGTYTQYGHLSSIGVSIGQSVAPGQQIALSGSTGNSTGPHLHFEARTTAEYGSDIDPVAYLRSHGVNV; via the coding sequence ATGGCGTTCACCCGTGCCACCGGGAAGCACCGTGCCCGGAACCGAATGACGCGCCGAAGCGCGAACTTCGCCGGCGTCGCTTCCCTCACCGCGGCCGGTGTCATCGGCACCCTCGCGTCCCCGGCGCTCGCCGCCGACGCGGAGGCGACCCTCGCCCAGGAGGCCGTCCCCGAGGCCCCGCCCCGTGCCATCGTCATCGACGACTCGCTCGCCGCGAAGATCGACGCCCAGGCCGACGCGCAGCGGGCGGCAGCCGAGGAGGCCGCGGAAGCGAAGGCGGAGGCCCAGGCCGCCGCGCGCGCCAAGGCCGAGGCGAAGCGCAAGGCGGAGGCCCGCGCCAAGGAACTCCGCGCCGCCAAGGAGCGCGCGGCACGGGCCGCCGAGCGCAAGCGCCTCAACTCCTACCGGCTCCCGGTCGCGGGCTCCTCGCTCACCACCGGCTACAGGACCGGCGGCGCGCTCTGGTCCTCCGGCAGCCACTCCGGCGTCGACTTCCGCGCCGCGTCCGGTACTTCGGTCGTGGCCGTCGGCGCGGGCACCGTCGTCGAGGCCGGCTGGGGCGGCGCGTACGGGAACAACATCGTCATCCGTATGAACGACGGCACGTACACCCAGTACGGACACCTCTCGTCCATCGGCGTCTCCATCGGCCAGAGCGTCGCCCCGGGGCAGCAGATCGCCCTCTCCGGCTCGACCGGCAACTCCACCGGCCCGCACCTGCACTTCGAGGCGCGGACGACCGCGGAGTACGGCTCCGACATCGACCCGGTCGCGTATCTGCGGTCCCACGGCGTGAACGTCTAG